A section of the Salminus brasiliensis chromosome 10, fSalBra1.hap2, whole genome shotgun sequence genome encodes:
- the mapkbp1 gene encoding mitogen-activated protein kinase-binding protein 1 isoform X2 — MTVENSTIKNRIKNLLRSPSIKLRKKAGSNKENLGNKVTLEKVLGITAAGNRALACDPRSGLVAYPAGCVVVLLNPKKSKQYHILNNSKKTITTLAFSPDGKYVVTGESGHMPAVRVWDVVERTQVAELQEHKYGVACVAFSPNSKYIVSVGYQHDMIVNVWAWKKNVVVAANKVSSKVTAVSFSDDSSYFVTAGNRHVKFWYLDHNKSSKVNATVPLLGRSGLLGELRNNFFSDVACGKGRKAASTFCITTSGLLCEFNDKRLLDKWVELRTVLATSLSVTEELIFCGCADGTVRAFSPVNLHFICTLPRPHSLGTDIATVTEASQLFAYNVDARYPDTVAVSYDPTNRWLSCVYNDHSLYVWDVRDLRKVGKVYSALYHSACVWSVEMCPENSEREQLCLTPGSFLTCSSDNTIRQWNTDTHIATLNRNVISSDLQKIIYMDDNFTTLLDTDCTISSNSEKADPQTSENRTGIRTMCVSPDGQHLASGDRNGTLRIHEMQSMEEILNVQAHDSEILCLEYSKPETGLRLLATASRDRLIHVLDAEHEYSLLQTLDEHSSSITAVRFAANDGKIRMISCGADKSIYFRTAQKTDEGTMFTRTHHIVRKTTLYDMDIDPTRKYAAIGCQDRSIRIFNISNGKQKKIYKGSQGEDGTLIKVQTDPSGMYVATSCSDKNISIFDFYTGECVATMFGHSEIVTGMKFTNDCKHLISVSGDSCIFVWRLNPELTISMRQRLSDLKQKSKPVQKSPPNKHSIISTRREVCSAPAIGTMSSDSDKEAEEEEGIEEEDEDNFAHLSSGSSTGEENGLPEEKHSLDSSCIREPRKRSESSAGCEGSGPRPRRRWSRRIGSVDLVVKSMLDLRQLESFATSPHKNSPVPSDLEMGSTNSVQTIAAWVAESDEQNFTALRGHARPHYIQLSPQSPDAEAVVLYPEGCEDRVSLAGCEYQVKEFAFGMRMPKGNLCPEKQSPDSACSMDYSNSRLSSPEHPGEDSEPTEPLSVDGNSSELDLEDLDEEEEESLRKNEAKTSVPQTPDQEAFLKTHFGNLTDFSTSVCASQVTPNVSDSVSISSKFLSQSSTSCRQSFPFSPTKNSESKAASGVVRPLVSEVRPLMEDRVLNLQQEPCSSERSSGLRLTLQKKRVSSADSRKVTSPVGKAAAAAFQANSAGMRKAQSIHNISSEADLPQPPTRPSKEVPPQSQLFERVPTSMLRRPPPNVSLSSPTSPQPRDCATPTKSKAHSYMSPTTSSMAKMSRSVSMGDSLNVGEFGETFAPADLRRGSDISGSRSGSQIKPSSPVVLLPSACTTAASGSSAPHATVVPTLCGGSSTKGIQTKLTGSARPQLNVDVHKPLPDKPSLGSFSPNSKMFKPGQKEEHSCRTQVSVCPLPGPGPAQLFSSDMQSTMCVSPSEVMPLEQSQNSSEQSMESEEIQKAPPETVLEEAKAEQTPQGQGSLVRLQATSGGHDSGLLGCHSSLVLSSVPLRLGLPKHFFTSGLWPLSSSVSSITSSIFSTSPCPSINHYQLKDTSLSVDSCKLVASELQSSFKRASHLYRMLSSSTDSSQEQQEMAQVLREAFETVRTELNSLTCSSNSGSLCVLGNRAVGMGEDRTLALLEQYSQLLLRAVEKRMDSKV, encoded by the exons GTGTGTGGTGGTGCTTCTGAACCCCAAGAAGAGCAAACAGTATCACATTCTCAACAACTCAAA GAAAACCATCACCACTCTAGCTTTCTCACCAGACGGCAAATATGTGGTCACAGGCGAG AGTGGTCATATGCCTGCAGTGCGTGTGTGGGATGTGGTGGAGAGAACTCAGGTTGCAGAGCTGCAGGAGCATAAGTATGGCGTGGCCTGCGTGGCCTTTTCACCCAACAGCAAGTACATCGTCAGTGTGGGCTACCAGCACGACATGATTGTCAACGTCTGGGCCTGGAAG AAAAACGTAGTGGTGGCTGCTAACAAAGTGTCCAGTAAAGTAACAGCCGTGTCATTCTCCGATGACAGCTCCTACTTCGTCACGGCAGGCAACAGGCATGTGAAGTTCTGGTACCTGGACCATAACAAGTCATCCAAG GTCAATGCCACAGTGCCATTACTGGGCCGTTCTGGGCTACTGGGAGAGCTCAGGAACAACTTCTTCAGCGATGTTGCCTGCGGCAAGGGTCGGAAGGCCGCCAGCACTTTCTGCATCACCACCTCTGGCCTGCTGTGTGAGTTCAATGACAAGAGGCTGCTGGATAAGTGGGTGGAGCTCAGG ACTGTACTGGCCACCTCACTGTCTGTGACAGAGGAACTGATATTCTGTGGCTGTGCTGATGGAACTGTGCGAGCCTTCAGCCCAGTCAATCTGCACTTCATCTGCACTCTTCCTCGCCCACACAGCCTCGGCACTGACATAGCCACCGTCACGGAGGCCAG CCAGCTCTTTGCCTACAATGTGGATGCCCGGTACCCTGACACAGTCGCTGTGTCCTATGACCCCACCAACCGGTGGCTGTCCTGCGTTTACAACGATCACAGTCTGTACGTGTGGGATGTCCGTGATCTGAGAAAAGTGGGCAAGGTCTACTCTGCCCTTTACCATTCAGCATGTGTTTGGAGCGTGGAG ATGTGCCCAGAGaacagcgagagagagcagCTCTGCCTCACTCCAGGATCTTTCCTCACTTGCTCTTCTGACAACACCATCCGCCAGTGGAACACCGACACACACATTGCCACACTCAACCGCAACGTCATCAGCAGC gaccTCCAGAAGATTATTTACATGGACGATAACTTTACAACCCTGCTGGACACAGACTGCACCATCTCCAGCAACTCAGAGAAGGCTGATCCACAGACTTCTGAAAACAGGACAGGCATTAGGACCATGTGTGTCAGTCCAGACGGGCAGCACCTGGCATCAGGGGACCGCAATGGAACACTGAG GATCCATGAGATGCAGAGCATGGAGGAGATTCTGAACGTGCAGGCCCACGACTCCGAGATTCTGTGTCTAGAGTATTCAAAGCCTGAGACGG GCCTGAGGCTGCTAGCCACGGCAAGCAGAGACCGGCTGATCCATGTTCTTGATGCAGAGCATGAGTATAGCCTGCTGCAGACACTGGACGAACACTCCTCTTCCATCACAGCAGTGCGCTTTGCTG CAAATGATGGCAAAATCAGAATGATAAGCTGTGGTGCCGATAAAAGCATTTATTTTCGAACAGCCCAGAAG ACAGATGAAGGAACCATGTTCACACGCACCCACCACATTGTGAGGAAGACTACTCTCTATGATATGGATATTGACCCCACTCGCAAATATGCTGCTATCGGCTGCCAGGACCGCAGCATCAG GATCTTTAATATCAGCAATGGCAAGCAGAAGAAGATCTATAAGGGCTCTCAGGGGGAGGATGGGACTCTCATTAAG GTTCAGACTGACCCTTCTGGGATGTATGTGGCCACCAGCTGCTCGGACAAAAACATCAGCATCTTTGATTTCTACACTGGAGAGTGTGTGGCCACCATGTTTGGCCACTCTG AGATTGTAACAGGGATGAAGTTTACCAATGACTGTAAGCACCTGATATCAGTGTCAGGAGACAG CTGCATCTTTGTGTGGAGGCTAAATCCTGAGCTGACAATCAGTATGAGGCAGCGGCTTTCTGATCTAAAACAGAAGAGCAAACCTGTACAGAAGAGCCCACCTAACAAACACAGCATAATCAG TACTAGGAGAGAGGTCTGCAGTGCTCCAGCTATAGGAACCATGTCATCGGACAGTGATAAAGaggcagaagaggaggagggtatAGAAGAGGAAGACGAAGACAACTTTGCTCACTTGTCTTCTGGTAGCAGCACAGGAGAGGAGAATG gATTACcagaagaaaaacacagctTGGACAGTTCTTGCATCAGAGAACCTAGAAAG cgttCTGAGAGCAGTGCAGGGTGTGAAGGCTCAGGCCCGAGGCCAAGGCGACGCTGGTCTAGGCGAATAGGCAGTGTGGACCTTGTGGTAAAGTCTATGCTGGACTTGAGACAGCTGGAGTCCTTTGCAACATCACCTCACAAGAACTCACCAGTGCCCTCAGATCTGGAGATGGGGAGCACCAACAGTGTGCAGACCATTGCTGCATGG GTGGCAGAGTCAGATGAGCAGAACTTCACTGCCCTAAGAGGACACGCACGCCCACATTACATCCAGCTGTCCCCTCAGAGCCCTGACGCAGAGGCCGTGGTGCTCTATCCTGAGGGTTGTGAGGACAGGGTCAGTCTAGCAGGCTG TGAGTACCAGGTAAAGGAGTTTGCCTTTGGAATGAGAATGCCTAAAGGAAACCTCTGCCCTGAAAAACAAAGCCCTGACAGTGCTTGCTCAATGGACTACTCCAACAGCCGCCTCTCCAGCCCAGAGCATCCTGGGGAAG ACTCTGAGCCTACTGAGCCACTGAGTGTAGATGGGAACTCGTCTGAGCTAGACTTGGAAGATTtagatgaagaagaggaggagagtcTGAGGAAGAATGAGGCCAAGACCTCTGTACCTCAGACCCCAGACCAGGAGGCCTTCCTCAAGACACACTTTGGAAACCTGACAGACTTCAGCACCTCAG TGTGTGCATCTCAAGTAACTCCAAATGTCTCAGACAGTGTCAGCATCTCATCCAAGTTCCTCTCTCAGAGCTCCACAAGCTG TAGGCAGTCATTTCCATTTTCACCAACCAAAAACAGTGAAAGTAAGGCTGCCAGCGGAGTGGTGCGTCCTTTAGTGTCAGAGGTGCGGCCTCTAATGGAAGACAGGGTGCTCAATCTACAACAAGAACCCTGCAGCTCTGAGAGGAGCTCAGGCCTGCGCTTAACTCTACAGAAGAAACGTGTCTCTTCAGCAGACTCTCGTAAAGTAACCAGTCCCGTCGgcaaagctgctgctgctgcttttcagGCTAACTCAGCTGGCATGAGGAAAGCCCAGTCCATACACAATATCTCCTCTGAGG CTGACTTGCCTCAGCCGCCAACACGCCCCTCTAAAGAGGTTCCCCCTCAGTCCCAGCTTTTTGAGCGTGTTCCAACATCCATGCTGCGCCGCCCCCCTCCAAATGTGTCGCTCTCTAGTCCTACATCTCCCCAACCCAGAGACTGTGCTACACCCACCAAGTCCAAGGCCCACTCCTACATGAGCCCCACCACCAGCTCCATGGCCAAGATGTCTCGCTCTGTGTCCATGGGAGACAGCCTGAATGTGGGAGAATTTGGAGAGACCTTTGCGCCAGCAGACTTGCGCCGAGGTTCAGATATTTCCGGCTCTCGAAGTGGCTCTCAGATCAAGCCCTCTTCTCCTGTTGTCCTGCTACCCTCCGCATGTACCACTGCTGCATCAGGCTCATCTGCTCCCCATGCTACTGTTGTACCTACTCTATGTGGTGGCTCCTCAACTAAAGGCATCCAAACCAAACTGACTGGTAGTGCACGTCCACAGCTAAACGTGGACGTCCATAAACCTCTTCCAGACAAGCCTTCCCTGGGCTCCTTCTCCCCTAACAGCAAGATGTTCAAACCTGGTCAGAAGGAGGAGCACTCTTGCAGGACTCAGGTTAGTGTATGTCCACTACCTGGACCAGGACCTGCCCAGCTTTTTTCTAGTGACATGCAGTCAACCATGTGTGTTAGCCCTTCAGAGGTGATGCCTCTAGAGCAGAGCCAAAACAGTTCTGAGCAGTCCATGGAGTCGGAAGAGATCCAGAAAGCACCTCCAGAGACCGTACTTGAAGAGGCCAAGGCTGAGCAAACCCCTCAGGGTCAGGGCAGCTTGGTGCGTCTGCAGGCCACCAGCGGAGGACACGATTCAGGTTTGCTGGGATGCCACTCCTCCCTCGTTCTCTCATCTGTGCCACTGCGTCTGGGTCTACCCAAGCACTTCTTTACCAGTGGGCTCTGGCCCCTTTCTTCCTCCGTCTCTTCCATCACTTCCTCCATCTTCTCCACTTCACCCTGTCCATCCATTAACCATTACCAGCTGAAGG ACACCTCTCTCAGTGTGGATTCATGCAAACTAGTCGCTAGTGAACTTCAGAGCAGTTTCAAAAGGGCCTCCCACCTCTACAGAATG ctgagCAGCTCCACCGATTCCAGTCAGGAGCAGCAGGAGATGGCTCAGGTGCTGAGGGAGGCTTTTGAGACTGTGCGGACTGAGCTGAATTCACTGACTTGCAGCTCCAACAGTGGCTCTCTATGTGTGCTGGGAAACAGGGCCGTAGGCATGGGGGAGGACAGAACACTGGCTCTGCTGGAGCAGTATTCCCAGCTTCTCCTCAGGGCTGTGGAAAAGAGAATGGACAGTAAAGTCTGA
- the mapkbp1 gene encoding mitogen-activated protein kinase-binding protein 1 isoform X5: MTVENSTIKNRIKNLLRSPSIKLRKKAGSNKENLGNKVTLEKVLGITAAGNRALACDPRSGLVAYPAGCVVVLLNPKKSKQYHILNNSKKTITTLAFSPDGKYVVTGESGHMPAVRVWDVVERTQVAELQEHKYGVACVAFSPNSKYIVSVGYQHDMIVNVWAWKKNVVVAANKVSSKVTAVSFSDDSSYFVTAGNRHVKFWYLDHNKSSKVNATVPLLGRSGLLGELRNNFFSDVACGKGRKAASTFCITTSGLLCEFNDKRLLDKWVELRTVLATSLSVTEELIFCGCADGTVRAFSPVNLHFICTLPRPHSLGTDIATVTEASQLFAYNVDARYPDTVAVSYDPTNRWLSCVYNDHSLYVWDVRDLRKVGKVYSALYHSACVWSVEMCPENSEREQLCLTPGSFLTCSSDNTIRQWNTDTHIATLNRNVISSDLQKIIYMDDNFTTLLDTDCTISSNSEKADPQTSENRTGIRTMCVSPDGQHLASGDRNGTLRIHEMQSMEEILNVQAHDSEILCLEYSKPETGLRLLATASRDRLIHVLDAEHEYSLLQTLDEHSSSITAVRFAANDGKIRMISCGADKSIYFRTAQKTDEGTMFTRTHHIVRKTTLYDMDIDPTRKYAAIGCQDRSIRIFNISNGKQKKIYKGSQGEDGTLIKVQTDPSGMYVATSCSDKNISIFDFYTGECVATMFGHSEIVTGMKFTNDCKHLISVSGDSCIFVWRLNPELTISMRQRLSDLKQKSKPVQKSPPNKHSIISTRREVCSAPAIGTMSSDSDKEAEEEEGIEEEDEDNFAHLSSGSSTGEENGLPEEKHSLDSSCIREPRKRSESSAGCEGSGPRPRRRWSRRIGSVDLVVKSMLDLRQLESFATSPHKNSPVPSDLEMGSTNSVQTIAAWVAESDEQNFTALRGHARPHYIQLSPQSPDAEAVVLYPEGCEDRVSLAGCEYQVKEFAFGMRMPKGNLCPEKQSPDSACSMDYSNSRLSSPEHPGEDSEPTEPLSVDGNSSELDLEDLDEEEEESLRKNEAKTSVPQTPDQEAFLKTHFGNLTDFSTSVCASQVTPNVSDSVSISSKFLSQSSTSCRQSFPFSPTKNSESKAASGVVRPLVSEVRPLMEDRVLNLQQEPCSSERSSGLRLTLQKKRVSSADSRKVTSPVGKAAAAAFQANSAGMRKAQSIHNISSEADLPQPPTRPSKEVPPQSQLFERVPTSMLRRPPPNVSLSSPTSPQPRDCATPTKSKAHSYMSPTTSSMAKMSRSVSMGDSLNVGEFGETFAPADLRRGSDISGSRSGSQIKPSSPVVLLPSACTTAASGSSAPHATVVPTLCGGSSTKGIQTKLTGSARPQLNVDVHKPLPDKPSLGSFSPNSKMFKPGQKEEHSCRTQVSVCPLPGPGPAQLFSSDMQSTMCVSPSEVMPLEQSQNSSEQSMESEEIQKAPPETVLEEAKAEQTPQGQGSLVRLQATSGGHDSDTSLSVDSCKLVASELQSSFKRASHLYRMLSSSTDSSQEQQEMAQVLREAFETVRTELNSLTCSSNSGSLCVLGNRAVGMGEDRTLALLEQYSQLLLRAVEKRMDSKV, encoded by the exons GTGTGTGGTGGTGCTTCTGAACCCCAAGAAGAGCAAACAGTATCACATTCTCAACAACTCAAA GAAAACCATCACCACTCTAGCTTTCTCACCAGACGGCAAATATGTGGTCACAGGCGAG AGTGGTCATATGCCTGCAGTGCGTGTGTGGGATGTGGTGGAGAGAACTCAGGTTGCAGAGCTGCAGGAGCATAAGTATGGCGTGGCCTGCGTGGCCTTTTCACCCAACAGCAAGTACATCGTCAGTGTGGGCTACCAGCACGACATGATTGTCAACGTCTGGGCCTGGAAG AAAAACGTAGTGGTGGCTGCTAACAAAGTGTCCAGTAAAGTAACAGCCGTGTCATTCTCCGATGACAGCTCCTACTTCGTCACGGCAGGCAACAGGCATGTGAAGTTCTGGTACCTGGACCATAACAAGTCATCCAAG GTCAATGCCACAGTGCCATTACTGGGCCGTTCTGGGCTACTGGGAGAGCTCAGGAACAACTTCTTCAGCGATGTTGCCTGCGGCAAGGGTCGGAAGGCCGCCAGCACTTTCTGCATCACCACCTCTGGCCTGCTGTGTGAGTTCAATGACAAGAGGCTGCTGGATAAGTGGGTGGAGCTCAGG ACTGTACTGGCCACCTCACTGTCTGTGACAGAGGAACTGATATTCTGTGGCTGTGCTGATGGAACTGTGCGAGCCTTCAGCCCAGTCAATCTGCACTTCATCTGCACTCTTCCTCGCCCACACAGCCTCGGCACTGACATAGCCACCGTCACGGAGGCCAG CCAGCTCTTTGCCTACAATGTGGATGCCCGGTACCCTGACACAGTCGCTGTGTCCTATGACCCCACCAACCGGTGGCTGTCCTGCGTTTACAACGATCACAGTCTGTACGTGTGGGATGTCCGTGATCTGAGAAAAGTGGGCAAGGTCTACTCTGCCCTTTACCATTCAGCATGTGTTTGGAGCGTGGAG ATGTGCCCAGAGaacagcgagagagagcagCTCTGCCTCACTCCAGGATCTTTCCTCACTTGCTCTTCTGACAACACCATCCGCCAGTGGAACACCGACACACACATTGCCACACTCAACCGCAACGTCATCAGCAGC gaccTCCAGAAGATTATTTACATGGACGATAACTTTACAACCCTGCTGGACACAGACTGCACCATCTCCAGCAACTCAGAGAAGGCTGATCCACAGACTTCTGAAAACAGGACAGGCATTAGGACCATGTGTGTCAGTCCAGACGGGCAGCACCTGGCATCAGGGGACCGCAATGGAACACTGAG GATCCATGAGATGCAGAGCATGGAGGAGATTCTGAACGTGCAGGCCCACGACTCCGAGATTCTGTGTCTAGAGTATTCAAAGCCTGAGACGG GCCTGAGGCTGCTAGCCACGGCAAGCAGAGACCGGCTGATCCATGTTCTTGATGCAGAGCATGAGTATAGCCTGCTGCAGACACTGGACGAACACTCCTCTTCCATCACAGCAGTGCGCTTTGCTG CAAATGATGGCAAAATCAGAATGATAAGCTGTGGTGCCGATAAAAGCATTTATTTTCGAACAGCCCAGAAG ACAGATGAAGGAACCATGTTCACACGCACCCACCACATTGTGAGGAAGACTACTCTCTATGATATGGATATTGACCCCACTCGCAAATATGCTGCTATCGGCTGCCAGGACCGCAGCATCAG GATCTTTAATATCAGCAATGGCAAGCAGAAGAAGATCTATAAGGGCTCTCAGGGGGAGGATGGGACTCTCATTAAG GTTCAGACTGACCCTTCTGGGATGTATGTGGCCACCAGCTGCTCGGACAAAAACATCAGCATCTTTGATTTCTACACTGGAGAGTGTGTGGCCACCATGTTTGGCCACTCTG AGATTGTAACAGGGATGAAGTTTACCAATGACTGTAAGCACCTGATATCAGTGTCAGGAGACAG CTGCATCTTTGTGTGGAGGCTAAATCCTGAGCTGACAATCAGTATGAGGCAGCGGCTTTCTGATCTAAAACAGAAGAGCAAACCTGTACAGAAGAGCCCACCTAACAAACACAGCATAATCAG TACTAGGAGAGAGGTCTGCAGTGCTCCAGCTATAGGAACCATGTCATCGGACAGTGATAAAGaggcagaagaggaggagggtatAGAAGAGGAAGACGAAGACAACTTTGCTCACTTGTCTTCTGGTAGCAGCACAGGAGAGGAGAATG gATTACcagaagaaaaacacagctTGGACAGTTCTTGCATCAGAGAACCTAGAAAG cgttCTGAGAGCAGTGCAGGGTGTGAAGGCTCAGGCCCGAGGCCAAGGCGACGCTGGTCTAGGCGAATAGGCAGTGTGGACCTTGTGGTAAAGTCTATGCTGGACTTGAGACAGCTGGAGTCCTTTGCAACATCACCTCACAAGAACTCACCAGTGCCCTCAGATCTGGAGATGGGGAGCACCAACAGTGTGCAGACCATTGCTGCATGG GTGGCAGAGTCAGATGAGCAGAACTTCACTGCCCTAAGAGGACACGCACGCCCACATTACATCCAGCTGTCCCCTCAGAGCCCTGACGCAGAGGCCGTGGTGCTCTATCCTGAGGGTTGTGAGGACAGGGTCAGTCTAGCAGGCTG TGAGTACCAGGTAAAGGAGTTTGCCTTTGGAATGAGAATGCCTAAAGGAAACCTCTGCCCTGAAAAACAAAGCCCTGACAGTGCTTGCTCAATGGACTACTCCAACAGCCGCCTCTCCAGCCCAGAGCATCCTGGGGAAG ACTCTGAGCCTACTGAGCCACTGAGTGTAGATGGGAACTCGTCTGAGCTAGACTTGGAAGATTtagatgaagaagaggaggagagtcTGAGGAAGAATGAGGCCAAGACCTCTGTACCTCAGACCCCAGACCAGGAGGCCTTCCTCAAGACACACTTTGGAAACCTGACAGACTTCAGCACCTCAG TGTGTGCATCTCAAGTAACTCCAAATGTCTCAGACAGTGTCAGCATCTCATCCAAGTTCCTCTCTCAGAGCTCCACAAGCTG TAGGCAGTCATTTCCATTTTCACCAACCAAAAACAGTGAAAGTAAGGCTGCCAGCGGAGTGGTGCGTCCTTTAGTGTCAGAGGTGCGGCCTCTAATGGAAGACAGGGTGCTCAATCTACAACAAGAACCCTGCAGCTCTGAGAGGAGCTCAGGCCTGCGCTTAACTCTACAGAAGAAACGTGTCTCTTCAGCAGACTCTCGTAAAGTAACCAGTCCCGTCGgcaaagctgctgctgctgcttttcagGCTAACTCAGCTGGCATGAGGAAAGCCCAGTCCATACACAATATCTCCTCTGAGG CTGACTTGCCTCAGCCGCCAACACGCCCCTCTAAAGAGGTTCCCCCTCAGTCCCAGCTTTTTGAGCGTGTTCCAACATCCATGCTGCGCCGCCCCCCTCCAAATGTGTCGCTCTCTAGTCCTACATCTCCCCAACCCAGAGACTGTGCTACACCCACCAAGTCCAAGGCCCACTCCTACATGAGCCCCACCACCAGCTCCATGGCCAAGATGTCTCGCTCTGTGTCCATGGGAGACAGCCTGAATGTGGGAGAATTTGGAGAGACCTTTGCGCCAGCAGACTTGCGCCGAGGTTCAGATATTTCCGGCTCTCGAAGTGGCTCTCAGATCAAGCCCTCTTCTCCTGTTGTCCTGCTACCCTCCGCATGTACCACTGCTGCATCAGGCTCATCTGCTCCCCATGCTACTGTTGTACCTACTCTATGTGGTGGCTCCTCAACTAAAGGCATCCAAACCAAACTGACTGGTAGTGCACGTCCACAGCTAAACGTGGACGTCCATAAACCTCTTCCAGACAAGCCTTCCCTGGGCTCCTTCTCCCCTAACAGCAAGATGTTCAAACCTGGTCAGAAGGAGGAGCACTCTTGCAGGACTCAGGTTAGTGTATGTCCACTACCTGGACCAGGACCTGCCCAGCTTTTTTCTAGTGACATGCAGTCAACCATGTGTGTTAGCCCTTCAGAGGTGATGCCTCTAGAGCAGAGCCAAAACAGTTCTGAGCAGTCCATGGAGTCGGAAGAGATCCAGAAAGCACCTCCAGAGACCGTACTTGAAGAGGCCAAGGCTGAGCAAACCCCTCAGGGTCAGGGCAGCTTGGTGCGTCTGCAGGCCACCAGCGGAGGACACGATTCAG ACACCTCTCTCAGTGTGGATTCATGCAAACTAGTCGCTAGTGAACTTCAGAGCAGTTTCAAAAGGGCCTCCCACCTCTACAGAATG ctgagCAGCTCCACCGATTCCAGTCAGGAGCAGCAGGAGATGGCTCAGGTGCTGAGGGAGGCTTTTGAGACTGTGCGGACTGAGCTGAATTCACTGACTTGCAGCTCCAACAGTGGCTCTCTATGTGTGCTGGGAAACAGGGCCGTAGGCATGGGGGAGGACAGAACACTGGCTCTGCTGGAGCAGTATTCCCAGCTTCTCCTCAGGGCTGTGGAAAAGAGAATGGACAGTAAAGTCTGA